One Archocentrus centrarchus isolate MPI-CPG fArcCen1 chromosome 10, fArcCen1, whole genome shotgun sequence genomic region harbors:
- the LOC115787169 gene encoding LOW QUALITY PROTEIN: protein bicaudal C homolog 1-like (The sequence of the model RefSeq protein was modified relative to this genomic sequence to represent the inferred CDS: inserted 1 base in 1 codon; deleted 4 bases in 3 codons): MKCLQYQLEDEEHEEGGRSCAVEQENAKGKSLDPEWVEERFRIDRKKLETMLYAPKRDGVETGEEFFERVMRETNTQVKWPSKLKIGAKSKKDPHVKVEGKRASVLEAKKKILEVLETRVNKVTLKMDVAYTEHSHVIGKGGGNIKKVMEVTSCHIHFPDSNRHNATGEKSNQVCLHAGPIEGVEEARRRIRDLQPLSMTFDLPVSLVPQALPDPGSPLIQQVAQTLGVSVSFRAVPPQPQAQPPLYGSCCTVWGLQGNADAVKKATCILMDLLLGPEVAGGIVSSQLDVTSQQHLFLLGQNGAHFLSVMHQTQTQIILPDLSAPQSPPSLLIQGSPDGVCLARQQLMDCLPVCLMFDMREDGEADPCKLAQMMQNLGVFISVKPKVKQTSKSVVVKGLERNISCLYETRRLLLGLDSSETVKAADMPPDTILPGSGLTNYWLSMLLQQLRLSEQGPVPAPATEMPNGTKPRPSPPPGLSSLGEEGRTGPKGTDGRPLEKILENDDQLDQAEHEPAEVVAMPPCEARDAVNSGIGRVGLNGRRGSLQGPEISKVFSQGRRHSTGQVLTYRLLNADTEEGGRNERRNSLRRECDCGSNVCGADHQLDYDYEKKKLLATRAMQRKPVVTEVRTPTDTWSGLGFSKSMPAEAVQELRNISRRNYKPYLSTGNNQQQFRAAQTGKVVNGSDSENWRDRRGSTSSSQPVSSSSSSSSPSSPPTTFSSSSSFPVFASSMNRTRSDKPSESFASSGSYFESACSQRRGSTCSQRCPSPYLTDDLPELLSQLGLIKYIDVFEQQEIDYQTFLTLSDEDLKEVGVSTXGARRKMLLAISDLNKSKRRLSDTPAVKPGYLEGGASGRLPRIMDVEIAAQSNRW; encoded by the exons GTAATGAGAGAAACTAACACGCAGGTGAAATGGCCATCCAAGCTGAAGATAGGAGCCAAGTCAAAGAAAG ATCCACATGTGAAGGTGGAAGGAAAGAGAGCTAGTGTCCTGGAAGCCAAAAAGAAGATACTAGAAGTGTTGGAAACCAGG GTAAACAAGGTGACTCTAAAAATGGACGTGGCCTATACGGAGCACTCCCATGTGATCGGAAAAGGTGGTGGAAACATCAAAAAGGTAATGGAGGTCACATCCTGTCACATCCATTTTCCTGACTCCAACCGCCACAATGCCACTGGAGAGAAAAGCAACCAGGTAT GTCTCCATGCTGGGCCCATAGAGGGAGTAGAGGAAGCCAGGAGGAGGATAAGA GACCTCCAGCCACTAtccatgacctttgacctgccaGTAAGTCTTGTGCCCCAGGCTCTGCCAGATCCAGGTTCACCACTTATCCAACAGGTAGCACAGACTCTGGGGGTCAGCGTAAGCTTCAGGGCTGTCCCACCCCAGCCTCAAGCCCAGCCCCCTCTTTATGGAAGCTGCTGCACAGTCTGGGGCCTGCAGGGCAACGCAGATGCTGTCAAG AAGGCGACCTGTATCTTGATGGACCTCCTGCTGGGACCAGAGGTGGCAGGCGGTATAGTGAGCAGCCAGCTGGATGTCACTTCCCAGCAGCACCTATTCCTGCTGGGACAGAATGGCGCTCATTTCCTGAGCGTCATGCACCAGACCCAGACCCAGATCATCCTACCGGACCTCAGCGCCCCTCAGAGTCCGCCCTCGCTGCTCATtcagggcagccctgacggagtttGTCTGGCTCGGCAGCAGCTGATG GActgtctgcctgtgtgtttgatgtttgacatGCGTGAAGATGGGGAGGCAGATCCCTGTAAGCTGGCTCAGATGATGCAAAACCTCGGAGTCTTCATTAGTGTCAAGCCCAAAGTAAAACAGACCAGCAAG TCAGTGGTGGTGAAAGGGCTGGAAAGGAATATTTCCTGCCTGTATGAGACCCGCCGTCTGCTCCTAGGGCTGGATTCCAGCGAGACTGTGAAGGCAGCTGACATGCCTCCTGACACCATACTACCTGGCAGTGGGCTGACCAACTACTGGCTCAGCATGTTGCTGCAGCAGCTTCGCCTGTCCGAACAGG GCCCTGTGCCTGCTCCTGCTACAGAGATGCCAAACGGTACAAAGCCCCGCCCGTCACCTCCACCAGGCCTCAGCTCTCTCGGTGAGGAGGGTCGGACAGGACCGAAGGGAACAGATGGTCGACCTCTGGAGAAG ATCCTGGAAAATGACGACCAGCTGGACCAAGCGGAGCACGAGCCCGCTGAGGTTGTAGCGATGCCACCATGTGAGGCGCGTGATGCAGTGAACAGCGGCATCGGCAGGGTCGGGCTGAATGGGCGGAGGGGGAGTCTTCAGGGTCCGGAAATTTCCAAGGTTTTCAGCCAAGGCAGGCGCCATTCAACAGGGCAGGTGTTAACATACAG ATTGTTGAACGCAGACacagag gagggagggaggaatgAGCGGAGGAACAGCCTGAGGAGAGAGTGTGACTGTGGCTCAAATGTTTGCGGCGCTGACCACCAACTG GATTATGACTATGAAAAGAAGAAACTGCTGGCAACTAGAG CCATGCAGAGGAAGCCTGTGGTGACAGAGGTCCGCACGCCCACAGACACGTGGAGTGGCCTTGGCTTCTCCAAGTCTATGCCAGCTGAGGCTGTACAGGAGCTCCGCAATATCAGCCGACGCAACTACAAACCCTACCTGAGCACCGGTAATAACCAGCAACAG TTTCGGGCTGCTCAGACAGGAAAGGTGGTGAATGGGAGTGACTCTGAGAACTGGAGGGATAGACGCGGATCCACATCTTCATCCCAGcctgtctcttcctcttcttcctcatcctccccaTCCTCCCCTCCAACTACATTCTCCTCATCATCCTCCTTTCCTGTGTTTGCCTCCTCAATGAACCGCACCAGAAGTGACAAGCCCT CGGAGAGCTTCGCAAGCAGCGGCAGCTACTTCGAAAGCGCGTGCTCACAGAGGCGGGGGTCGACCTGCAGTCAGCGGTGCCCCAGCCCCTACTTGACAGATGACCTGCCCGAGCTGCTCAGCCAACTTGGC CTAATCAAATACATCGATGTGTTTGAACAGCAAGAG ATTGACTATCAGACATTCCTCACGCTGTCTGATGAAGATCTGAAGGAAGTGGGTGTCTCTA TTGGAGCCAGACGCAAGATGTTATTAGCAATCTCAG ACCTGAACAAAAGCAAGAGGAGGCTCTCAGATACACCTGCC GTGAAGCCTGGCTACCTGGAAGGTGGTGCTAGTGGTAGACTTCCACGAATCATGGATGTGGAAATTGCAGCTCAGAGTAACCGCTGGTGA